One Sulfoacidibacillus ferrooxidans DNA window includes the following coding sequences:
- the ymfI gene encoding elongation factor P 5-aminopentanone reductase, whose product MSLDQSFSTTRPLFGQVALVTGASRGIGAEIARTLAKAGAAVAINYLVQRDAALEVAAQCQSYGSKAIAIQANVTNQQAINQLVTDTNVLLGTPSILVNNAGLAHAELFLDTKEKTFDELMNANVKAPFFCAQAVLPAMIRAQYGRIVNIGSIWGISGGSLEVAYSASKGGLLALTKALAKEVAPSGVTVNAVAPGAIETDMLSHLTEEDLDQLTRETPVGRLGTPIDVATAVLFLVSPNASFITGQVISPNGGLVI is encoded by the coding sequence ATGTCACTGGATCAATCGTTTTCCACAACACGCCCTTTATTTGGACAAGTAGCATTAGTTACAGGCGCATCGCGCGGGATTGGTGCTGAGATCGCTCGCACTCTCGCTAAGGCAGGAGCGGCGGTTGCGATTAACTATCTTGTACAACGCGATGCCGCATTAGAGGTAGCTGCACAATGTCAATCTTACGGGTCAAAAGCAATTGCCATTCAAGCCAATGTTACTAATCAACAAGCAATTAACCAGTTGGTCACAGACACAAACGTACTACTTGGCACGCCTTCCATTTTGGTAAATAACGCTGGTCTTGCACATGCAGAATTATTTCTCGACACAAAAGAAAAAACATTTGATGAACTGATGAATGCAAATGTAAAAGCACCATTTTTCTGCGCTCAAGCAGTTTTACCTGCCATGATCCGCGCACAGTATGGGCGCATTGTCAATATAGGATCTATTTGGGGGATATCTGGAGGGTCTCTTGAAGTCGCTTATTCAGCTTCAAAAGGGGGATTACTCGCGCTTACTAAGGCATTAGCAAAAGAAGTGGCGCCATCTGGCGTAACTGTCAATGCAGTTGCACCTGGCGCCATCGAAACAGATATGTTAAGCCATTTAACAGAAGAAGACCTAGACCAACTAACTCGGGAAACACCCGTTGGTCGTTTAGGAACTCCCATTGATGTTGCGACTGCCGTACTCTTTCTCGTCAGTCCTAACGCTTCTTTTATCACAGGCCAAGTCATTAGTCCAAATGGTGGTCTTGTAATTTAA
- the typA gene encoding translational GTPase TypA translates to MKHLRNIAIIAHVDHGKTTLVDQLLRQSGVYRSNEAVTERAMDSSDLERERGITILAKNTAIQYQDYLINIVDTPGHADFGGEVERIMQMVDGVLLVVDAFEGCMPQTRFVLRKALDQKLVPIVVINKIDRPMARPLEVVDEVLELFMDLGASDEQINFPVVYASAVNGTATLDVEQPSPDFRPLFESIIETIPEPTDDAEGPLQWQASILDYSEFLGRIGIGRIVRGTIKLGQQVVVMKQNGELSQQRVTKLYGFRGLRRVELETASAGEIVAVAGLGDLTVGETVADINAPEALPTIPIEEPSLQMTFVVNDSPFAGLEGTHVTSRKLRSRLYAELEKDVSLRVEDTESPDAFLVSGRGELHLSILIETMRREGYEMQVSKPRVIFKRDENNKLLEPIEHVIIDVPEEHVGTVMERLGGRRGELVQMIQGTSSTRLEFHVPARGLIGFRSELLTATRGYGTMHHTFLHYEPYKGDISDRQSGVLVASEAGTSTAYAIASVEERGVLFITPGAQVYAGMIVGEHSRDNDLVVNVCREKHMSNVRSATKDDTSRLKAPRILSLEAALEYLADDEYCEVTPKTIRLRKKKLNKSERERAQKQSNFQDVQS, encoded by the coding sequence GTGAAACATCTTCGTAATATAGCTATTATCGCTCACGTTGACCATGGTAAGACGACATTGGTTGACCAATTGCTACGCCAATCAGGAGTTTATCGAAGTAATGAAGCGGTTACTGAACGAGCCATGGATTCTAGTGACCTCGAACGGGAACGCGGGATTACCATTCTTGCAAAAAATACAGCCATTCAATATCAAGATTACTTGATTAACATTGTAGATACACCTGGTCATGCTGATTTTGGCGGAGAAGTAGAGCGCATTATGCAGATGGTCGACGGTGTGTTGTTAGTCGTCGATGCGTTTGAAGGGTGTATGCCACAAACGCGCTTTGTGTTGCGTAAGGCACTCGACCAAAAATTAGTGCCGATTGTCGTCATTAATAAGATTGATCGCCCGATGGCGCGCCCACTTGAAGTAGTAGATGAGGTCCTGGAATTATTTATGGATCTTGGGGCGTCAGATGAACAAATTAATTTTCCTGTCGTCTATGCATCTGCTGTCAATGGAACTGCGACACTTGATGTTGAGCAGCCAAGTCCTGATTTTCGCCCGTTGTTTGAGTCGATTATCGAGACTATTCCTGAACCAACTGACGATGCAGAAGGTCCACTACAATGGCAAGCTAGCATTTTGGATTACAGCGAATTTTTAGGCCGGATTGGCATTGGACGGATTGTTCGCGGTACGATTAAACTGGGTCAACAAGTGGTTGTTATGAAACAAAATGGTGAATTATCGCAACAGCGAGTCACGAAGTTGTATGGATTTCGCGGATTGCGTCGCGTTGAATTGGAAACGGCAAGCGCAGGGGAGATCGTCGCTGTGGCAGGTCTTGGTGATCTGACTGTTGGCGAGACTGTGGCTGATATCAACGCACCAGAAGCACTGCCAACGATTCCGATTGAAGAACCGTCGTTGCAGATGACGTTTGTTGTCAACGACAGTCCTTTTGCAGGTCTTGAAGGAACGCACGTGACGTCGCGCAAATTGCGTTCGCGCTTATATGCGGAGCTTGAAAAGGATGTTAGTTTACGCGTTGAAGACACGGAGTCTCCAGATGCGTTCTTGGTTTCTGGTCGAGGCGAATTGCACTTGTCGATTTTGATTGAAACGATGCGCCGTGAAGGATATGAAATGCAAGTGTCTAAACCGCGCGTTATCTTCAAGAGGGATGAAAACAATAAACTCCTTGAGCCTATAGAGCATGTGATTATCGATGTTCCAGAAGAACACGTAGGCACTGTGATGGAGCGACTCGGTGGACGTCGAGGCGAGTTGGTACAGATGATTCAAGGAACATCTTCCACACGCTTAGAGTTTCATGTTCCTGCACGAGGATTGATAGGCTTTCGTTCTGAACTGCTAACTGCGACGCGTGGCTATGGGACGATGCATCACACGTTCTTACACTATGAGCCGTATAAAGGTGATATTTCAGATCGTCAAAGCGGCGTGTTAGTTGCAAGTGAAGCTGGTACTTCTACGGCATATGCGATTGCCTCAGTGGAAGAGCGCGGTGTGCTCTTTATTACACCAGGTGCGCAAGTGTATGCAGGTATGATCGTTGGAGAGCACTCTCGCGACAATGATCTTGTGGTCAATGTTTGTCGTGAAAAGCATATGAGCAACGTGCGTTCGGCGACCAAAGATGATACCTCGCGCCTTAAAGCGCCGCGTATTCTTTCACTTGAAGCTGCTCTGGAATATTTGGCTGATGATGAGTACTGTGAAGTGACGCCTAAAACCATTCGCTTGCGCAAGAAGAAGTTAAATAAGAGTGAGCGTGAACGGGCACAAAAGCAGTCTAATTTTCAAGATGTGCAATCTTAA
- a CDS encoding Ger(x)C family spore germination protein, with translation MAYKKWVGFVTTFLVGSILLTGCYDRAELEEQAFLVTMGIDKQKKGNDLVVTGRVAVPSKLSGSSSGGGGGGGDFLSTTPVVSATGKSIHEAFDVMNAGVERTINLSHLSAIMFGERAARQGILPYMRALVRYREFRRTLYLYVVKGSLGELFLHDKPVLETSATRVIEDLQESSQRTGFAPSIQVHELMNALEMPNVDPVLPVLSENEQVAKESKKTSGSTDDLRENSATTEPGHLNRAGGNPIECVGTAVFRNDRMVLILDGEHSRYMQLLSGRLHRALVVVDSPIGVKSSVSLMLHDAQPEKVSLSLSGKKKTLDITQVFEGTLIGDQTNASYVNPAARHLLEQKIAADLSRQELALIKEMYTRYDVDPFEFFRYARGQFPTFDAMENYDWHKQLPKIVTRLHVKVIVRRLGTQLDPPE, from the coding sequence ATGGCGTATAAAAAATGGGTTGGATTTGTAACGACATTTCTCGTCGGAAGTATATTGTTAACTGGTTGTTACGATCGAGCGGAGCTTGAAGAGCAAGCCTTTCTTGTCACGATGGGGATTGACAAGCAAAAAAAAGGCAATGATCTCGTGGTCACTGGACGCGTTGCCGTGCCAAGTAAATTGTCTGGATCAAGTAGTGGAGGAGGTGGGGGTGGAGGTGATTTTTTATCCACAACTCCTGTGGTATCAGCAACTGGGAAAAGTATTCATGAGGCATTTGATGTGATGAATGCAGGTGTAGAGCGCACGATCAATTTATCGCACCTATCAGCTATTATGTTTGGCGAGCGTGCTGCAAGACAAGGAATTCTCCCGTACATGCGTGCACTTGTGCGGTATCGGGAATTTCGCAGAACACTGTATCTCTATGTAGTAAAAGGGAGTCTGGGAGAACTATTTTTGCATGATAAGCCAGTACTTGAAACATCGGCTACACGAGTGATAGAAGATTTACAGGAATCCAGTCAACGAACGGGGTTTGCGCCTTCGATACAAGTGCATGAATTGATGAATGCGCTGGAGATGCCAAATGTTGATCCTGTGCTTCCTGTATTAAGTGAAAATGAACAGGTAGCGAAAGAGTCAAAAAAAACCTCTGGATCGACAGACGATTTGCGTGAAAATAGTGCGACAACAGAGCCTGGTCACTTGAACAGAGCTGGTGGTAATCCTATTGAGTGTGTGGGAACGGCCGTCTTTCGCAACGACCGTATGGTACTGATATTAGATGGGGAACACTCGCGATATATGCAATTGTTATCTGGTCGCTTGCATAGGGCGCTAGTTGTTGTCGATTCGCCTATTGGCGTAAAAAGTTCAGTTAGTCTTATGCTTCATGATGCACAGCCAGAGAAGGTGTCGTTGTCACTTTCCGGGAAAAAGAAGACGTTAGATATTACGCAAGTTTTTGAAGGGACATTAATTGGTGATCAAACCAATGCGTCTTATGTGAATCCTGCGGCAAGACATTTGCTTGAGCAAAAAATAGCTGCGGATTTGTCCAGACAGGAACTTGCATTAATAAAGGAGATGTACACGCGCTATGACGTTGATCCATTTGAGTTCTTTCGCTATGCGCGAGGTCAATTTCCTACGTTTGATGCAATGGAAAACTATGATTGGCATAAGCAGTTGCCAAAAATAGTGACAAGGCTACATGTAAAAGTGATTGTGCGTCGATTAGGTACACAGTTAGATCCGCCCGAATAA
- a CDS encoding N-acetyltransferase has translation MFDVVRLQINYHTLEQFKRFTENGLEELSMLDELHENMVENQVDSPFYGIYEDGTLVARMSLYPINAKYDRYFDPPRDYLELWKLEVLPGSKGRGLGTQLVTYAKSLGHAIKVNVRGQSHPFFLQLGFTPVKYDAQRDRGENPYVWIPNDER, from the coding sequence ATGTTTGACGTCGTTCGTTTACAAATCAATTATCATACACTAGAACAATTTAAACGTTTTACAGAAAACGGTCTTGAAGAACTCTCAATGTTAGATGAATTACATGAAAACATGGTAGAAAATCAAGTGGATAGCCCGTTTTATGGCATATACGAAGATGGTACATTAGTTGCTCGAATGAGCTTGTATCCCATTAACGCGAAGTACGACCGATACTTCGATCCTCCAAGAGATTATCTAGAGCTTTGGAAACTTGAAGTACTCCCAGGTTCAAAAGGAAGAGGACTCGGCACACAACTTGTGACCTATGCTAAATCCCTAGGACATGCTATTAAAGTCAATGTGCGCGGTCAATCTCACCCATTCTTTTTACAACTTGGATTTACCCCGGTGAAATACGATGCGCAAAGAGACCGTGGCGAAAATCCCTACGTATGGATTCCAAATGATGAAAGATAA
- a CDS encoding superoxide dismutase, with protein MAFETPALPYAADALEPHIDAKTMTVHHDGHHVAYTNNLNVALEKHPDLQAKTAIDLLKHINDVPESIRATVRNNGGGHVNHTMFWKLLSPNGGGEPTGALAEAINKEFGSFAKFKEDFVKAAATRFGSGWAWLVVDQSGKLSIISTANQDSPYMDGLTPILGLDVWEHAYYLKYQNKRADYIGAFWNVINWPQADENYANAK; from the coding sequence ATGGCATTTGAAACACCAGCACTTCCATACGCTGCAGATGCACTAGAACCGCACATTGATGCCAAAACAATGACCGTCCATCACGATGGTCATCATGTTGCATACACAAACAACTTGAACGTTGCACTTGAAAAGCATCCTGACTTACAAGCAAAAACTGCAATTGATCTCTTAAAACATATTAATGATGTACCAGAATCCATTCGCGCCACAGTTCGTAACAACGGTGGCGGCCACGTCAATCACACTATGTTTTGGAAATTGCTGAGTCCAAATGGTGGCGGCGAACCAACAGGCGCATTGGCAGAAGCAATCAATAAAGAATTTGGTAGCTTTGCTAAATTCAAAGAAGACTTTGTAAAAGCTGCAGCCACTCGTTTTGGTAGCGGTTGGGCATGGCTTGTTGTCGATCAGTCTGGCAAACTCTCCATTATAAGTACGGCTAACCAAGATAGCCCATACATGGATGGTCTCACGCCGATACTTGGACTAGACGTCTGGGAGCATGCGTATTACCTAAAGTATCAAAATAAGCGTGCAGATTATATCGGCGCTTTCTGGAATGTTATCAATTGGCCACAAGCTGATGAAAACTACGCAAACGCGAAGTAA
- a CDS encoding RsfA family transcriptional regulator yields MKTIRQDAWTPEDDAELAEIILRHIREGSTQLAAFEEGAQALKRTSAACGYRWNACVRKQFLAAIDFAKLERREHRDERLRHPLQQADEGEEAQSHALTWNAVLRFLRQYRRDFMSLQTRVKQLERDVDTARQEVDKLRKDKVDLLQRLHDLSTEYQMINEDYKALLEIVDRARKRQLGEARAVHDVAVHITDHEEDA; encoded by the coding sequence ATGAAAACGATAAGACAGGATGCGTGGACTCCTGAAGATGACGCCGAACTGGCCGAAATTATTTTGCGCCACATTCGTGAGGGCAGTACCCAATTAGCCGCATTCGAGGAAGGTGCGCAAGCCCTAAAACGCACGTCGGCAGCCTGTGGATATCGCTGGAATGCTTGCGTACGAAAACAATTTTTAGCTGCGATTGACTTTGCTAAACTCGAGCGAAGAGAGCATCGTGATGAACGGCTAAGACATCCGCTACAACAAGCGGATGAGGGGGAAGAGGCGCAAAGCCACGCTCTGACATGGAATGCGGTTTTACGGTTTTTAAGGCAATATCGGCGAGATTTTATGTCGCTACAGACGCGCGTCAAACAATTGGAGCGCGATGTAGATACAGCACGCCAAGAGGTAGATAAGTTGCGCAAAGATAAAGTTGATTTGTTGCAACGATTACACGATTTATCTACTGAGTACCAGATGATCAATGAGGACTACAAAGCCCTTCTTGAGATTGTGGATCGAGCGCGCAAACGTCAATTGGGTGAAGCGCGTGCAGTTCACGATGTGGCAGTACATATTACTGATCACGAAGAAGACGCATAA
- a CDS encoding SAM-dependent methyltransferase — protein MTKRSRFGRSGDFYTSAQVSPLFGALWARFILEEHKMNDVPLCVVELGCGDGDFAAAVIAEWLRIGATRWRDIVYVAIDVSAVARARTTKRLNELVGEEHANTMTIYVEPSVTALKERLDPRVQDGFVIGNEVLDALPCDIVRVDQEGRVWRLMVSSDRPSSLESLGYLEGPFQGKLYATVFEQVTDGPLYDYAIHYLLPVVLEQDAEVVVTEVQSNLARFLEEIVEAIAPKQIAFIDYGGWTRDVVGLDRPHGSLRAYEHHQFVDAWMDRSGEVDLTYDIDFTAVVDVMEKCGYHMDRVVRQGAFLMNISSLQDVYGAMQDTDPMISQKLKQLVLPGGFGDRFMVALATRK, from the coding sequence ATGACAAAACGTAGTCGCTTCGGCCGTTCAGGTGACTTTTATACGAGCGCTCAGGTGTCACCGCTATTTGGTGCCCTGTGGGCTCGTTTTATCTTAGAAGAACACAAAATGAACGACGTTCCCTTATGCGTGGTGGAATTGGGCTGTGGTGATGGTGATTTTGCGGCGGCTGTTATCGCTGAGTGGTTGCGTATTGGGGCTACAAGGTGGCGAGATATAGTGTATGTGGCTATCGATGTGTCTGCTGTAGCGCGTGCGCGTACAACTAAACGGTTGAACGAACTTGTAGGTGAAGAACATGCCAATACCATGACGATCTATGTAGAACCATCTGTTACTGCACTGAAGGAAAGATTAGATCCGCGCGTGCAAGATGGATTTGTCATTGGGAATGAAGTATTAGATGCGCTACCTTGTGATATTGTTCGCGTGGATCAAGAGGGTCGTGTTTGGCGTTTAATGGTCAGTAGTGATAGACCTTCATCTCTAGAATCGCTAGGTTATCTAGAGGGTCCATTTCAAGGGAAACTATATGCCACTGTTTTTGAACAAGTGACAGACGGACCCTTGTATGACTACGCTATTCACTATCTGCTACCGGTTGTTTTAGAACAAGATGCAGAAGTAGTAGTGACAGAAGTTCAATCCAATCTCGCTCGTTTTCTTGAAGAAATCGTAGAGGCCATTGCGCCAAAGCAGATAGCGTTTATCGATTACGGTGGATGGACAAGGGATGTTGTGGGGTTAGATCGGCCGCATGGTTCACTACGTGCTTATGAGCACCATCAGTTTGTCGATGCATGGATGGATCGATCTGGAGAAGTGGATTTGACCTACGATATTGATTTTACTGCAGTGGTGGATGTAATGGAGAAGTGTGGGTACCACATGGATCGTGTTGTGCGACAAGGTGCATTTTTGATGAACATATCTTCCTTGCAAGACGTGTATGGTGCTATGCAGGACACAGATCCGATGATAAGTCAAAAGTTAAAACAACTTGTCTTGCCAGGGGGCTTTGGAGATCGATTCATGGTTGCACTTGCGACGCGAAAATAG
- the clpP gene encoding ATP-dependent Clp endopeptidase proteolytic subunit ClpP: MKEEYEMSVIPTVIEQTSRGERAYDLYSRLLKDRIIFLGSEIDDDVANAIVAQLLFLASEDAEKDIFLYINSPGGSVSAGLAIYDTMNLIKPDVATICVGLAASMGAILLVGGAKGKRSALPNSEIMIHQPLGGQRGQASDIKIAADHILRTRDRLNRILADHSGQPLEQIDKDTDRDFFMSAQEAKEYGIIDQVLIS; the protein is encoded by the coding sequence CTGAAGGAGGAATATGAGATGAGCGTCATCCCGACAGTTATCGAACAAACAAGCCGTGGAGAAAGAGCTTATGATTTATATTCACGCTTGTTAAAAGACCGCATTATATTTTTGGGTTCAGAAATTGATGATGATGTGGCCAATGCGATTGTCGCACAATTACTTTTTTTAGCGTCAGAAGATGCAGAGAAAGACATATTTTTATATATTAATAGCCCAGGTGGGTCTGTTTCGGCAGGGCTTGCGATTTATGACACGATGAACCTGATTAAACCTGACGTCGCGACGATCTGTGTAGGATTAGCAGCTTCAATGGGAGCTATTTTACTTGTTGGTGGCGCAAAAGGGAAGCGCTCAGCATTGCCAAATAGCGAGATTATGATTCACCAACCACTTGGAGGCCAACGTGGACAGGCGAGCGATATTAAAATTGCGGCTGATCATATCTTGCGTACACGCGATCGGTTGAATCGTATTCTTGCAGATCATTCTGGTCAACCTTTAGAGCAGATTGATAAAGATACAGACAGGGATTTCTTTATGTCAGCACAAGAAGCTAAAGAATACGGAATCATTGACCAGGTATTGATTTCATGA
- a CDS encoding IDEAL domain-containing protein: MITQTELDALRVKLLPSGAQRVIKVLDSHRDHVEIITIVMDKVPLLIIGRHGMIARLPVDGVLQKVSESKNIVTLLDLFFKQDQTLYLFVNIPHIQVPAHIKEMLAHIEAQYNDKNTLRAAIDDALDRKDRAAFMAYTAELQQILDAGSIHISP, translated from the coding sequence ATGATTACCCAAACCGAATTAGATGCTCTGCGCGTAAAACTACTGCCATCTGGAGCACAGCGCGTGATTAAAGTCTTAGACTCACATCGCGACCATGTCGAAATAATTACCATCGTCATGGATAAAGTGCCTTTACTGATTATCGGCCGCCATGGAATGATCGCTCGTCTACCAGTTGACGGAGTTTTGCAAAAGGTTTCCGAATCTAAAAACATTGTCACTTTACTTGATCTGTTTTTTAAACAAGATCAAACGCTGTATTTATTTGTGAATATCCCTCATATCCAAGTGCCAGCTCACATTAAAGAGATGTTAGCGCACATTGAGGCGCAGTACAACGACAAAAACACGCTTCGTGCCGCTATAGATGATGCATTGGACCGTAAGGATCGCGCAGCATTTATGGCATATACAGCGGAATTGCAACAGATCTTAGATGCAGGAAGCATACACATTTCGCCCTAG
- a CDS encoding DUF3055 domain-containing protein yields the protein MESLDIMYDETEDCAVRYVGFIGENSHYDLIIVTTQHFFGKKLVISTQTGRMAILTAQEAEDSDYIATSFSIDVTEATELSAFLSTNL from the coding sequence ATGGAATCATTAGACATCATGTACGACGAAACCGAAGATTGCGCGGTACGCTATGTAGGTTTTATCGGGGAGAATTCTCACTACGATTTGATTATCGTCACTACACAGCACTTTTTTGGAAAAAAGCTAGTGATTTCAACACAGACTGGTCGTATGGCTATTTTAACAGCACAAGAGGCAGAAGACAGCGACTACATCGCTACATCATTTTCTATTGATGTAACTGAAGCAACTGAACTATCTGCCTTTCTTAGTACAAATCTTTAA
- a CDS encoding DUF1292 domain-containing protein: protein MATSPQIQFPRAEYLPFFYEDTHLLYIIFQRESHRELYLIRDTEDASLQLDYPGALFEEKVRDAVDRVLLVEMSEDGGEPKHLALGTYFPVDDDTYGAYYERGTDEQTLFFMQIVGEGDTASLEAVVDPSEHARVSDAFMERYGNFFSVGQ from the coding sequence ATGGCTACTTCGCCACAGATACAGTTTCCGCGTGCCGAATATTTGCCTTTTTTCTATGAAGATACGCATCTTTTATATATTATTTTTCAACGGGAATCACATCGGGAACTTTATTTAATTCGCGATACGGAAGACGCGAGTTTACAGTTAGATTATCCGGGGGCGTTATTTGAGGAAAAAGTGCGCGATGCTGTGGATCGAGTATTATTAGTTGAGATGTCAGAGGATGGGGGAGAACCAAAGCACCTAGCTTTAGGTACATATTTCCCTGTGGATGACGATACGTACGGCGCTTACTACGAGCGCGGCACGGATGAGCAAACTTTATTTTTTATGCAGATTGTTGGCGAAGGAGACACGGCCTCGCTCGAAGCAGTAGTTGATCCGAGCGAACACGCGCGTGTATCGGATGCATTTATGGAGCGGTACGGAAATTTCTTTTCTGTAGGTCAGTAA
- a CDS encoding alpha/beta hydrolase family protein → MARMTPFLSGVHRRVRIVAIYIVTCVLVSFYFIPIIHTDAMNYSEKNGEIASMSLVNLKGEIDNPHINVYKLFYWSDQQKVEAFLTEPKRKGHYPLLVFLHGGYVVADARIQHAKYGQPAIGVYSSKIITITPEYRGYMESGGSVAGMLGDTVDAQNAIRAVLSLGEVKPDDIYLWGVSMGGGVALMLASTMSDIRAVVATSPFVGYDVTVSLAQQLHESRVYDISYIEDAYGPKGSEPAKYLVRSPIDHISGIKAPVLLLQGEEDHHVMWQAVQLFYDKMRMQSKVVDIRLYATGHHTLENHHYYASMRETFNWLERYGLPGPWMKKVMENGAF, encoded by the coding sequence ATGGCGCGGATGACACCATTTCTAAGTGGAGTGCACAGACGTGTCCGCATCGTGGCCATATATATCGTTACATGTGTACTCGTTAGTTTTTATTTTATTCCTATTATTCATACAGATGCGATGAATTACAGTGAAAAAAATGGAGAAATTGCATCGATGTCGTTAGTCAACCTAAAGGGTGAAATAGATAATCCCCATATCAATGTTTATAAGCTTTTTTATTGGAGCGATCAACAGAAGGTAGAGGCATTTCTTACGGAACCAAAGCGCAAAGGGCACTATCCACTTCTTGTGTTTTTACATGGAGGTTATGTTGTAGCTGATGCAAGGATTCAACACGCGAAGTACGGTCAACCAGCTATTGGCGTATATTCTTCTAAGATTATCACGATCACTCCCGAATACAGAGGGTATATGGAGAGCGGGGGAAGCGTTGCAGGTATGCTCGGTGACACAGTAGATGCACAAAATGCGATTCGGGCGGTGCTATCCCTTGGCGAAGTGAAACCAGATGACATTTATTTATGGGGTGTTTCTATGGGAGGTGGCGTTGCGCTGATGCTTGCCTCTACAATGAGTGACATTCGCGCAGTAGTTGCTACAAGTCCTTTCGTTGGGTATGATGTCACCGTTTCGCTAGCGCAACAATTGCACGAAAGTCGAGTGTATGACATCAGTTATATCGAGGATGCATATGGACCTAAAGGATCAGAACCTGCAAAGTATCTAGTCCGTTCTCCTATCGATCACATATCGGGTATAAAAGCCCCTGTCTTGTTACTTCAAGGAGAAGAAGACCATCACGTTATGTGGCAAGCAGTGCAATTGTTTTATGATAAAATGCGCATGCAATCGAAAGTTGTTGATATCAGACTCTATGCAACGGGACATCACACACTGGAAAATCATCATTACTATGCGTCGATGCGCGAGACGTTTAATTGGTTAGAGCGGTATGGTCTGCCCGGTCCATGGATGAAAAAAGTCATGGAAAATGGTGCTTTTTAA
- a CDS encoding GerAB/ArcD/ProY family transporter, whose translation MIKDGHISPNQLIAIFFILVMAKEMDPAILVLIHWGHSAADLLLMISQLGIIALMTILLPLFKDPSKNLIDHIAETFGPILGTIFGMMLFIPLLMDVSMSVTFDSEQIRSVFLPTTPVAVTLFVCILAMIIPVYYGVEVLGRANLIVFGMLFGILIVWDMLTLKSCSIHNLPPILGPGIPTLLQSGVLHVGFLGEFIDYLMLRPYVRSYTSYRRSFYIVAFATLIIGMIRLAIVQMKFPYPTDDYLFFPFMEAVKLIYFGRYIQHVEAVYAVIWLVVALARLGLMMYLLALMAASIARAHNYRRFAPSIAALIFYGALIPPTLSDAIDFKDVVLSQKMQPVYGGVVVLLALVKYFQLFKQWRAKKKTKVPSTSHAKPDY comes from the coding sequence GTGATTAAAGATGGTCATATTAGCCCAAATCAGTTAATAGCTATCTTCTTTATTTTAGTCATGGCTAAGGAAATGGATCCTGCTATCCTTGTTCTCATTCACTGGGGTCATAGTGCTGCTGATCTATTGCTTATGATCAGTCAACTTGGCATCATTGCATTAATGACTATTTTGCTGCCTCTCTTTAAAGACCCATCTAAAAATTTGATTGACCATATCGCTGAAACTTTCGGCCCAATATTAGGGACAATCTTTGGAATGATGTTATTTATTCCGTTATTAATGGATGTATCGATGAGTGTCACATTTGATAGTGAACAAATACGATCTGTTTTTTTGCCGACGACACCAGTAGCAGTTACCTTATTCGTTTGTATTTTAGCGATGATTATTCCAGTTTACTATGGAGTTGAGGTGTTAGGACGAGCTAATCTTATCGTGTTTGGGATGCTGTTTGGCATATTAATCGTATGGGATATGTTAACTTTAAAAAGTTGCAGTATACATAATTTACCTCCGATATTAGGTCCAGGCATTCCTACGCTGTTACAATCAGGCGTGTTACACGTTGGATTTTTAGGTGAATTTATAGATTATTTAATGTTAAGACCGTATGTTCGCAGTTATACGAGTTATCGTCGATCTTTTTACATCGTTGCTTTTGCAACACTGATTATCGGCATGATCCGATTGGCCATCGTGCAAATGAAATTTCCTTATCCAACAGATGATTATTTATTTTTCCCGTTTATGGAGGCGGTGAAACTCATCTATTTTGGTAGGTACATTCAGCACGTGGAGGCAGTGTATGCTGTCATATGGTTGGTGGTTGCACTTGCGAGACTTGGGTTAATGATGTACTTGCTCGCACTGATGGCAGCTTCAATTGCACGTGCTCATAATTATCGCCGGTTTGCGCCTAGTATAGCAGCGCTTATTTTTTATGGAGCACTTATCCCTCCTACATTATCGGATGCCATTGACTTTAAGGATGTGGTCTTATCGCAAAAAATGCAACCTGTATATGGTGGAGTGGTTGTTTTACTTGCTTTGGTCAAGTACTTTCAACTGTTTAAACAATGGAGGGCGAAGAAAAAAACGAAGGTGCCGTCTACTTCTCATGCAAAACCTGACTACTGA